The proteins below are encoded in one region of Sedimentibacter sp. zth1:
- a CDS encoding GNAT family N-acetyltransferase, which produces MDYIFETEHLKIRKFKIEDAQSLYENHMEDEVKKWIPNESYADIIEAKDAIDFYINCVNNKHLPYVLAVELKETGDLVGDTGVNEVEGNNEEVEIGYTICKKYSGKGYATEVLKAMTEYIIEIFRINVLYGRVMNGNKSSVRVLEKNGYKFVDKEFGAEDDPYGNGMLIYKKEF; this is translated from the coding sequence ATGGATTATATATTTGAAACAGAGCATTTGAAAATTAGGAAATTCAAAATAGAGGATGCACAATCTTTATATGAAAATCATATGGAAGATGAAGTAAAGAAATGGATTCCAAACGAAAGCTATGCGGATATTATTGAGGCGAAAGATGCTATTGATTTTTATATAAATTGTGTGAATAATAAGCATTTGCCATATGTATTAGCTGTTGAGTTAAAAGAAACAGGAGACTTGGTAGGAGATACAGGTGTAAACGAAGTTGAAGGAAATAATGAAGAGGTTGAGATCGGCTATACAATTTGTAAAAAGTATAGTGGAAAAGGCTATGCCACAGAAGTTTTAAAAGCAATGACAGAATATATAATTGAGATATTTAGAATAAATGTTTTATATGGTCGTGTAATGAATGGTAATAAGTCTTCTGTTAGAGTTTTAGAAAAAAACGGATACAAATTCGTGGATAAAGAATTTGGAGCTGAGGATGATCCCTATGGAAATGGAATGTTGATTTATAAGAAGGAGTTTTAA